Proteins found in one Miscanthus floridulus cultivar M001 chromosome 4, ASM1932011v1, whole genome shotgun sequence genomic segment:
- the LOC136548280 gene encoding putative receptor-like protein kinase At3g47110, with translation MMFLQLLLLLSAIATNCASATATASLPNHNGDEGALVAFKAKITRHSSVLDSWNQSTSYCSWEGVTCGRRHPWRVVALNLSSQGLAGSISPAIGNLTFLRLLDLNYNSLQGEIPASIGSLRRLRRLYLMQNTLTGVIPSNISRCISLREIFIQHNKGLQGSIPAEIGNMPSLSVLQLSNNSITGTIPSSLTNLSRLTMLSLAANYLEGSIPAGIGNNPYLGFLRLTLNNLSGRLPPSLFNLSSLYIFYAALNQLHGHLPSDLGKSLPSIQLFGIAGNRFTRALPPSLTNLSRLQLLDLGVNNFTGVVPAEDNILEANNEEEWEFIDSLVNCSRLKKLAIGSNKFSGKLPGLLVNLSTNLQRLQIANTNISGAIPPDIGNLEGLEWLDFRENLLTGVIPESIGKLTRFQVLGLGSNYLLGHLPSSIGNLSSLLKLFAEGNSLEGPIPPTIGNLSKLLTRDLSYNNLTGLIPNQIMELPSITMFLDLSNNMLEGPLPLEVGSLVHFEQLFLSGNKLSGEIPDTIGNCRVMEILSMDGNSFQGNISATFKNMAGLTVLNLMDNKLDRSIPGNLATFTNLQELYLGHNNLSRTIPELLGRYHSSICQNAQAFMQERIAKAYPSFF, from the exons ATGATGTTCCTCCAGCTGCTTTTGCTGCTCTCCGCCATAGCAACCAACTGTGCAAGTGCAACCGCTACCGCTTCCTTGCCAAACCATAATGGTGACGAGGGAGCTCTTGTGGCTTTCAAGGCTAAGATCACCCGCCACTCTAGCGTCCTGGACTCGTGGAACCAGAGCACCAGCTACTGCAGCTGGGAGGGCGTCACCTGCGGCAGGAGGCACCCGTGGAGGGTGGTAGCCCTGAACCTCAGCTCCCAGGGGCTCGCCGGCAGCATCTCCCCCGCTATCGGCAACCTCACCTTCCTGCGCTTACTTGACCTGAACTACAACAGCCTTCAAGGTGAGATCCCTGCCAGCATCGGCTCCCTCAGGCGCCTCCGACGCCTTTACCTGATGCAAAACACGCTCACTGGTGTCATCCCGAGTAACATCAGCCGCTGCATCAGCCTCCGTGAGATTTTCATCCAACACAACAAAGGCCTGCAGGGAAGCATACCAGCCGAGATTGGCAACATGCCATCGCTCTCAGTTCTACAGCTGTCAAACAACAGCATCACCGGAACTATCCCGTCTTCTCTTACGAACCTTTCCCGGCtgaccatgctatccttggcagcCAACTATCTTGAGGGATCGATCCCTGCAGGCATCGGGAACAATCCGTATCTCGGTTTCCTTCGGCTCACCCTTAATAATCTCTCCGGTCGGCTCCCTCCTTCCCTATTCAACCTGTCATCTCTTTATATCTTTTATGCGGCTTTAAACCAGCTCCATGGCCATCTACCATCTGACCTGGGGAAAAGCCTTCCAAGCATCCAACTGTTTGGGATTGCAGGAAACCGATTTACTAGAGCTCTTCCGCCATCGCTAACCAACCTCTCCAGGCTCCAGCTTCTTGACTTGGGAGTTAATAATTTTACTGGAGTTGTTCCTGCTGAAGATAACATCTTAGAAGCAAACAACGAGGAAGAGTGGGAATTTATTGATTCTTTGGTGAATTGTAGCAGATTAAAGAAACTGGCCATTGGATCGAACAAATTTTCAGGGAAGCTGCCAGGTCTGTTGGTTAATCTGTCTACTAATCTCCAGCGGCTGCAAATTGCCAACACCAACATATCCGGTGCCATCCCACCAGATATAGGAAATTTGGAAGGTCTTGAGTGGCTTGATTTTCGTGAAAACTTACTCACTGGGGTCATTCCTGAAAGCATCGGGAAGCTTACACGATTCCAGGTGCTAGGCCTCGGATCAAACTACCTATTAGGACATCTACCATCCTCCATCGGGAACCTTTCTAGCCTACTTAAACTTTTTGCAGAAGGCAACAGCTTGGAGGGGCCAATTCCACCGACCATTGGAAACTTGAGCAAACTTTTAACCCGAGATCTGTCATATAACAACCTTACTGGCTTGATTCCTAACCAAATTATGGAGCTGCCATCGATCACAATGTTTCTGGATCTGTCCAACAACATGCTGGAGGGACCACTTCCGTTAGAAGTTGGTAGTTTGGTACATTTTGAACAGCTCTTCCTATCAGGAAACAAACTGTCAGGTGAGATACCTGATACTATTGGCAACTGCAGGGTCATGGAAATCCTCTCAATGGATGGCAACTCGTTCCAAGGAAATATATCTGCTACGTTCAAGAACATGGCAGGCTTGACTGTACTTAATTTGATGGACAACAAACTAGATAGAAGCATCCCTGGCAATCTGGCTACCTTTACCAACCTACAGGAGTTGTATCTTGGCCACAACAATTTATCCAGAACAATCCCAGAGCTTTTAG GGCGATACCACAGCTCCATCTGTCAAAATGCTCAAGCTTTCATGCAAGAAAGAATAGCAAAGGCATACCCAAGTTTCTTCTAA